The sequence below is a genomic window from Setaria italica strain Yugu1 chromosome IV, Setaria_italica_v2.0, whole genome shotgun sequence.
CACAAGATGACAAGGAAAAAACATACAGTTAGGCACTAGCAGCATATGCATTGTGTTGCAACTGTTGCAACAGTTAAAAAATAAGACATTCGGCAACAAGATCAACACACTGGTTGGCAAGTGACAAACACAGCTGGATTCAAGGGAAACAAGGAAAAACAGTGATACTGATACAGTTCAGTGACAAGATCAACAGGTTGACAAGTAAAAAAAAGTCTGAAGTTTCTGGACAAATTATTGGCACAACTTATTTTTCCGAATTGGTGTGATAATATATGAAATATGAATTTCCTCAAACACAAGTCGAACACAAAACGTAAGAAGATGATACTGCATTCTGCAGTTGCATATTCAGAAGTTCAGTACATAGTAGGTAAGTTCAGCTTCTGTCAATATCAGTATGACACTACGATCTATTGAGCGTCTGACATGCAGGAACAGATTTATTGATCTCTCATGGGAAATTCCAAACTACAGAACAGCCGTTAGCATATGACCATTGCTACACCGTATTAAAGTTACTCTGTTCTCATCATATGATCAACTGAACACCTTTCATGAAAAGGGAAACAGATAACAGGTGTTGCAAAGGCTACTGAAGAAAACTGCAAAGTCCTTACCTGATGACCCGTTGGTGAAGACGACGACCTCCATGGTCCGCTCGTCGGCAGGCAGGTCTATGACCAGAGGAGTCAACCGCCCCTGCGAGCCGGCCCGCACGCACAGCGTGATGCTGCGGAACTGTAAGCGCAGTTGGTTCGCCAGGTCGCCCGTCAGGTGGAACAAGGACCGGCCGGAGAACCCGTACGTTCTCCTGGAGAGCGGGTCGACCTTTCCTTGGCTATCCGCCTTCATGTATACGATTGTTCGCCACAACACCACTCCACGGGGAAGCTGTTTGCAATGGAACGCTGGTGTTCAGGAACCAAAACAAGCACACAACACTGATAACTGGATGAACAAATCTAAACTCGTGATGCAATGAGAACAGAATGTTCAGAGTTTCAGAACAAGAAGTCAAGAACTGCATTGGGCACTCCATGCTTTCAGAAGACCACGGGCTAATGCAGATTCACTAATGGCAGACATAAATTCATTAACCAATCGTAGTAGTTGTTAAGCCTACATTGTTAGGGGCATTTTGCAAGAAGATGGCAAGTTTGGGATATCTGGTACGAAAAGAGAAGGCCAAAAGGCATAGTCTGATGACTCTGATCAAGAGCTGCTACCTAAATGCAGAGGACCAAGGATTCAAGAACCTAAAACCACAGCGGCCAGCAGAACTCAAACCATGACTTTTGACAGAAAGTAGAAGTGATCCTGGcacaaaatgtaccaagaatTGCATCAACATCATGCAGAATTCAGTAACTGACAGCTTCAGTAACAACGGAGGAACACGATTCATCAAGTCTCATTAGTTCGCGTCTTCGTGCAAATTGACTAGAAAATTCGCAGAATCGACCGATTCCAAGAaggcaagaagccaagaaccaTTCGCCGCGCGCCCAAATCAACAGAAGATTTCCAAGGAAAGTGGACGGCGAGCTCACCTCGGTTGGGCCTTGAAGGGCCGGCGGCGCCTGTCTCAGGGGGATGGCCTCGATCACCCACTGCATCACCGTGCCCGCGTTGTCGATGTCGACGTAGACGGGGGAGGGCAAGGCGGGGTTccagggggcggcgcggaggaggcggttcGAGACGTGGAGCATgaggacgtcggcggcggcgtccgccaCCCTGACGGCCTCCCAGAGGACGTCGACCTGCTCCGGCGCGTCGTAGGCGCCCTggacggcggcgtggccggcgtAGACCAGCGACACCCGCTGGGGCGAGAGCGCGAGGTACCGGCCGTAGGCGGCGCTGTGGAGGAGGACgtagtcgtcgccgccgcgccggaccCGGTGCACCCGCCACGCCGTGTTCAgggaggcgcggcgcgggcTCAGGGAGACGCCGACCCCGTCCTCGTCGGCGTGGAGGTACGCGCCGTGCATGCGGTTCCGCAGCCGCACGTGCGCCCCGTCGGGGAGGAACTCCATCGCcggcgctggtggtggtgctgctgatgtgcccggccggggcggaggcggagggcggcgggggagcgGGTTTCTTCGTTTCTTGGCGCTGTtgcgagggaggagaggagaggggcagAGCAGGAGTTCGTTCGTTGG
It includes:
- the LOC101780539 gene encoding uncharacterized protein LOC101780539; protein product: MEFLPDGAHVRLRNRMHGAYLHADEDGVGVSLSPRRASLNTAWRVHRVRRGGDDYVLLHSAAYGRYLALSPQRVSLVYAGHAAVQGAYDAPEQVDVLWEAVRVADAAADVLMLHVSNRLLRAAPWNPALPSPVYVDIDNAGTVMQWVIEAIPLRQAPPALQGPTELPRGVVLWRTIVYMKADSQGKVDPLSRRTYGFSGRSLFHLTGDLANQLRLQFRSITLCVRAGSQGRLTPLVIDLPADERTMEVVVFTNGSSASALQHPNVDAM